The following proteins are encoded in a genomic region of Helicobacter macacae MIT 99-5501:
- the hslU gene encoding HslU--HslV peptidase ATPase subunit produces the protein MTPKQIVDFLDEYIIGQSEAKKAIAIALRNRYRRMKLPKEIQEEITPKNILMIGSTGVGKTEIARRMAKVMHLPFVKVEASKYTEVGFVGRDVESMVRDLVNASVALVQKEYQSKNEQQIADYIVDKITRSLLPPLPSSVSEDKKREYEISFAKMRQKVIKGENDHLKIDIEITKRGELNDLENGMPPDIIKVQESIIKVLNRSESIKKTLTIKEAKEALKAEAEENSLDMEAIKQEGLKRAESSGVIFIDEIDKIATSSKDSKTDPSKEGVQRDLLPIIEGSNVGTKFGNIKTDYILFVAAGAFHLSKPSDLIPELQGRFPIRVELDALNEEAMLKILTQPKNSLITQYQHLLSVEGVELEFDKQALQALAHFAYLANQKTEDIGARRLHTVLERVLEDISFSADEYAKENPKVKITKALIEQKLSNLVENADMSRYIL, from the coding sequence ATGACACCTAAGCAAATAGTAGATTTTCTAGATGAATACATAATCGGGCAAAGTGAAGCAAAAAAGGCAATAGCTATCGCGCTAAGAAATCGCTACCGCCGAATGAAACTCCCAAAAGAAATCCAAGAAGAAATCACGCCCAAAAATATCCTAATGATAGGCTCAACAGGTGTAGGCAAAACAGAAATCGCACGGCGAATGGCAAAGGTAATGCACTTGCCATTTGTCAAAGTAGAAGCAAGCAAATACACCGAAGTGGGCTTTGTAGGGCGCGATGTAGAATCTATGGTGCGGGATTTGGTAAATGCTAGTGTCGCACTTGTCCAAAAAGAATACCAAAGCAAAAATGAGCAACAAATCGCTGATTATATCGTGGATAAAATCACGCGCTCACTCCTCCCACCACTCCCTAGTAGCGTAAGCGAGGACAAAAAGCGCGAGTATGAGATAAGTTTCGCAAAAATGCGCCAAAAAGTCATCAAAGGCGAAAATGACCATCTAAAAATCGACATAGAAATCACCAAAAGAGGCGAGCTAAACGACTTAGAAAATGGTATGCCCCCAGACATAATCAAAGTGCAAGAATCCATAATCAAAGTGCTAAACCGAAGCGAAAGTATCAAAAAAACACTCACCATAAAAGAAGCAAAAGAAGCCCTAAAAGCCGAAGCGGAGGAAAACTCACTTGATATGGAAGCAATCAAACAAGAGGGGCTAAAAAGGGCAGAATCTAGCGGTGTGATATTTATCGATGAAATCGACAAAATCGCTACCTCTAGCAAAGACTCAAAAACCGACCCAAGCAAAGAGGGCGTGCAACGCGACTTGCTACCTATCATTGAGGGGAGCAATGTCGGCACAAAATTTGGCAACATAAAAACAGATTATATTTTGTTTGTCGCAGCGGGAGCGTTTCATCTAAGTAAGCCAAGCGATTTGATTCCAGAGCTTCAGGGGAGATTTCCCATACGCGTGGAGCTAGACGCCCTAAACGAAGAAGCAATGCTAAAAATCCTAACCCAGCCCAAAAACTCCCTAATCACTCAATACCAACACCTACTAAGCGTAGAGGGAGTGGAGCTAGAGTTTGACAAGCAAGCCTTGCAAGCCCTAGCACACTTTGCCTACCTAGCAAACCAGAAAACAGAGGACATAGGAGCTAGACGGCTACACACCGTGCTAGAGCGCGTGCTAGAGGACATAAGCTTTAGCGCAGATGAGTATGCCAAAGAAAATCCAAAAGTAAAAATCACTAAAGCCCTAATCGAGCAAAAACTATCAAACCTCGTAGAAAACGCTGATATGTCGCGCTATATTTTGTAG
- the hslV gene encoding ATP-dependent protease subunit HslV, which produces MFRATTILGYLGEYNGKIHAIIGGDGQVSFGNCVLKGNATKIRTLYNGQILSGFAGSTADAFSLFESFERILEGKKGDLVRSVVEFAKLWRSDKYLRKLEAMMIVLNTQKIYILSGSGDVLEPQDNKIAAIGSGGNYALSAARALDRHASIEPKLLVQESLKIASELCIYTNDNIKILELENDK; this is translated from the coding sequence ATGTTTCGCGCGACAACAATACTAGGCTATCTTGGCGAGTATAATGGCAAAATCCACGCAATCATCGGTGGCGATGGGCAAGTGAGCTTTGGCAACTGCGTGCTAAAAGGCAATGCCACCAAAATCCGCACGCTTTATAATGGGCAGATTTTGAGCGGATTTGCAGGAAGCACAGCCGATGCGTTTAGCCTATTTGAGAGCTTTGAGAGAATCTTGGAGGGCAAAAAGGGGGATTTGGTGCGCTCTGTGGTGGAGTTTGCAAAGCTATGGCGAAGCGATAAATACTTGCGCAAACTTGAAGCGATGATGATAGTGCTAAACACACAAAAAATCTATATCCTAAGCGGTAGTGGCGATGTGCTAGAGCCACAAGATAACAAAATCGCAGCTATCGGTAGCGGTGGCAACTACGCGCTAAGCGCGGCTAGAGCACTTGATAGACACGCCAGCATAGAGCCAAAGCTCCTAGTGCAAGAATCCCTAAAAATCGCTAGCGAGCTGTGTATCTACACAAATGATAATATTAAGATTTTGGAGCTAGAAAATGACAAATGA
- the rplI gene encoding 50S ribosomal protein L9, with protein sequence MKILLLEDIKGLGKKGEIHEVKDGYGQNFLIAKGKAKPATNEVINKYKAEQKNLAEAKALESAERKQLANALEEVKLTIAKKANNGALFGSITKDEIAQTLAKQHRIEIDKKHIEIKNPLKQVGDFVVEVKLGEGVNAKLKLQIIEQ encoded by the coding sequence ATGAAAATCCTACTCCTAGAAGACATAAAAGGACTTGGCAAAAAAGGCGAAATCCACGAAGTCAAAGACGGCTATGGACAAAACTTCCTAATCGCAAAAGGCAAAGCAAAGCCCGCCACAAACGAAGTGATAAACAAATACAAAGCCGAGCAAAAAAACCTAGCCGAAGCAAAAGCCCTAGAATCTGCCGAGCGAAAGCAGCTAGCAAACGCCCTAGAAGAAGTCAAACTCACCATAGCCAAAAAGGCAAATAATGGCGCACTCTTTGGCTCTATCACAAAAGATGAAATCGCCCAAACCCTAGCAAAACAGCACCGCATAGAAATAGACAAAAAACACATAGAAATCAAAAACCCCTTAAAGCAAGTCGGGGATTTTGTCGTGGAAGTCAAGCTAGGAGAGGGCGTAAATGCAAAGCTAAAACTCCAAATCATAGAGCAATAG
- a CDS encoding M48 family metallopeptidase, with amino-acid sequence MLFNKKLNLLNYNERNLFSVDSNGEFDSRESEEFLIFDGYKIHLKKKPKSQNLRICIGLPSKKKWQKSVIKIEVSHPPKAKPKDIMDFCQKHKEWIAKTCARYEAQIAKTDELLHSHGGKILLFGEWIEEQSLAPIAQDFLAQMHKSDFASNPTLNLAPSPATKPPKLKTTKQMLSFILLCHIKERAQALARQMQLEYSKVAVRETFTRFGSCTQNRLSFSLLLICASKPQIDYVIIHELAHIVHKNHSHRFWNLVEKHCKEWRALRKSLQNEYSLFRLVLENL; translated from the coding sequence ATGCTGTTTAATAAAAAACTAAATCTACTTAACTACAACGAGCGCAATCTATTTAGTGTCGATTCTAATGGGGAGTTTGATTCTAGAGAGAGTGAGGAGTTTTTAATCTTTGATGGATACAAAATCCACCTCAAAAAAAAGCCCAAATCACAAAATTTGCGTATTTGTATCGGGCTGCCAAGTAAGAAAAAATGGCAAAAAAGCGTGATAAAAATAGAGGTAAGCCACCCACCAAAAGCAAAGCCAAAAGACATAATGGACTTTTGCCAAAAGCACAAAGAATGGATAGCTAAAACTTGTGCGAGATATGAAGCCCAGATAGCAAAGACAGATGAGCTACTTCACTCACACGGAGGCAAAATCTTGCTTTTTGGGGAATGGATAGAGGAGCAAAGCCTAGCACCAATAGCACAAGACTTTTTAGCCCAAATGCACAAAAGCGATTTCGCTTCAAATCCTACTCTAAATCTCGCTCCAAGTCCTGCCACAAAGCCACCCAAACTAAAAACCACAAAACAAATGCTTAGCTTTATCCTGCTGTGTCATATAAAAGAGCGCGCACAAGCACTTGCTAGGCAAATGCAGCTAGAATATAGCAAAGTCGCTGTGAGAGAGACATTTACGCGCTTTGGGAGCTGCACGCAAAATCGCCTAAGTTTCTCGCTTTTGCTTATCTGTGCTAGCAAGCCACAGATAGACTATGTGATAATTCACGAGCTAGCTCATATCGTTCATAAAAACCACTCGCACAGGTTTTGGAATCTAGTAGAAAAGCACTGCAAAGAGTGGAGGGCTTTGCGAAAATCACTGCAAAATGAATACTCTTTGTTTCGCTTGGTGCTTGAAAATCTGTAA